The nucleotide window ctcctctcccttgctctcccccctcatctctgtcccctcctctccctctcatctctgtccctctccccctcatctccctctccccctcatctctgtccctctccccctcatctccctctccccatctatccccctcctctccctcatctctcctctccctcccttgctctctccccctccctccttgctctctcccctcccccctacatctctctctctccccctcatctcccccacctctccctctccccctcatctctcccctctctgcctctcctctccctctcttctcctttgctctccccctcatctctctccccctccctccttgctctctcccctcttctccctcccactcccctcctctcctcatctccccctcctctcatctctccctcccaccctcctctccctctccatgcctctctcccctcctctcccttgctctccccatcacctctgtccctctccccctccttgctctctccctcctcctctccctcccccccctgctctctcaccctcttctcccttgctctcccacccccccccctctccacatctcccctctctcccctccctcccttgctctctccccctcatctctctcctctctgcctctccccatctctcacccccccccccttcctctccctctctcccctcccacccttcgcTCTCTTCCCCCCAGGGTAACCGAGTCCGTGAGCTGAAGGCCCAACGAGTGGATAAGAAGGCGTTGACGACAGAGATCTCCCTGCTGCTCGAACTGAAGAATCGGCTCCAGCTGGAAACAGCGGGTCAGGGGTAGGGAcaggcacagacagacacacatacccagggagagggggagagagagagagagagagagagggagagagagacacacatacccagggagagggggagagagagagagagagagagggagagagagagacacacacacagggagaggggaagagagagacacagagacacacacccagggagagacacagacacacatatacagacacagacatacacagagacacacttatacagacacacacacgcactcatgagagacacacgcacacacactgagacagagacacacaacccatcacccacccccacagacagacacacagacagagagaactgaacacaatattccaagtgcagcctcgccaacaccttgtacaactgtaacattgtGCCACAACGTCGATACACGACTTCCAGCGCCACAGGGTATTTGTAAAGAATGACAGTCCTTTGGGTGTGtacatttattttaataaattatgTGCAATGTTTTGAGCAACAGATAACATTGAAATCGTGATTATTCGTAACAAAGAGAGGTCACACACGCAACATTGttgaccgagtctgaagaagggtctcgatccgaaacgtcacccattccttttctccagagatgctgcctgacccgctgggttactccagctacacatggtccagaggaggtttaccagaattatccAGGCATGAgtggattaacctatgatgagcgtttgtcagcactggttaAGGGTGATTAGTTGCAATTAACTGCTGGTGTCAATATATTTTAGTATAGGGCAGAtttggaggatatgggccaaatgcgggcaggtgggactagtgtagatggggcatgttggtcggtgtgggcaggtgggactagtgtagatggggcatgttggccgtcgtgggcaggtgggactagtgtagatggggcatgttggccggcgtgggcaggtgggactagtgtagatggggcatgttggtcggtgtgggcaggtgggactagtgtagatggggcatgttggccggtgtgggcaggtgggactagtgtagatggggcatgttggtcggtgtgggcaggtgggactagtgtagatggggcatgttggccggcgtgggcaagttgggccgaagggcctgtttccacactgtgtgactataAATGAGAAATGATTAATTGGCAAATTCAGAACCAATGGaatatttataattttaaaaagcaactgcagatgctggttataccaaaggtagacccaaagtgctggagtaactcagcgggtcaggcagcatctgtggagaacatggataggtgacgtttcacagagtgctggagtaactcagtgggtcaggcagcatctgtggagaacatggataggtgacgtttcgggtccggacccttccgACTGATTTATTATGGAACATTTAGTACTAGTACACAATACAATGGTTGAACATTAATAGTTAAGGGTAACTAGTTGCAATTAACTGGTTGTGTCAATATATTTTACAAAAAACTAAGAACTTTAGCAAACATTAGCACTGAAAGtgaaaaataaacaaaagtggcgcggtggcccagcggtagagttgttgcctcacggcgccagagacccgggttccatcccgactacaggtgccgtccgtacggagtttgtttgtacgttctccccgtgacctgcgtgggttttctccgggcgctccggtttcctcccacactccaaagacgtgtaggtttgtaggttaattggcttcggtaaaattgtaaattgtctcttgtgtgtagattagtgttagtgtacggggtaatcactggtcggcacgggctcggttggccgaaaggcctgtttccgcgctgtatctcagaaacatagaaaataggtgcaggagtaggccattcggcccttcgagccagcaccgccattcaatatgatcatgcctgatcattcagaataagtaccatgttcctgccttctccccatatccccgaaaaatgttcccaatgttgggggagtccagaaccaggggccacacagtttaagaataaggggtcggccatttaggactgagatgaggagaagctttttcacccagagagttgtgaatgtgtgggattctctgccacagagggcagtggaggccgattcactggatgggtttaagagagagttagatagagcactaggggctagtgggatcaagggatatggggagaaggcagggacgggttactgattgtggacggtcagccgcgatcacaatgaatggcggtgcgtataggctcgaagggccgaatggcctcctgcttctATGTTTCGTGTTTGGCAAGGAATTGAAGAGACTGTTCGCCCATCTGCTCCGTGCTGGTccggggtggggaagggaaggaagGGGTCAGGAAGATTCAGCTGCAGTTGACCACGCTGTCTATCAGGAGTCGCCGAGTCTCCTGAACCTGGAACGCCAACTCCTCGATCTGGGCACGGAGCCTTCGGTTCTCCCGTTCCAACTCCTCCGCTCTCCCGATccgctccacctccccctccacctccccctccctccgcctcttcctcctcctcctcctcctcctctctcgatggctcggagggggagagggatgacgTTCCTTCACTCCGTTCACGGAAAGCTCCGTCGATCCCGGAATTCCCGGCGAACCTCCGCAGAATTCCCGTTGATTCTTTGAGAGGAGAAAGATGggaattagtgtgtgtggggtgagggtgatggagaggagggggggcatTGAACAGAGTATAAACTTATCCAAGACTACCAACATCGAAACATTAAGTTCGtaagttctagcagcagaattaggccattcggcccatcaagtccactcccgccattcaatcatggctgatcgatctctccctcctaaccccattctcctgccttctccccataacccctgacacccgcactaatcaagcatctatctatctctgccttaaatatctccactgacgtgtggcctccaccgccgtctgtggcaaagaatcccacagattcaccaccctctggctaaagaaatatctccttcctaaaagaacgtcctttaattctgagactgccctctggtcctagactctcccaccagtggaaacatcctctccacatctactctatcactgttcggtacgtttcaatgagggtatcatcatggaaagagtgcagacaagatttaccaaggatgttgccaggactagagggtgtgagctacagggagagtttggggcaggctgggtctctattccatggagcgcaggaggatgaggggtgatcttatagagatgtacaaaatcatgagaggaatagatcgggtagatgcacagagtctcgtgcccagagtaggggaatcgagggccagaggacatgggttcaaggtgaaggggaaaagatttaataggaacctgaggggcaacttttccacacagagggtggtgggtgtatggaacgagctgccggaggtggtagttgaggctgggactatcccaacgtttaagagacacttggacaggtgcatggatagggcggtggtgggactagtgtagatggggcatgttggccggtgtgggcaggtgggactagtgtagatggggcatgttggtcggtgtgggcaggtgggactagtgtagatggggcatgttggccggtgtgggattagtctagatggggcatgttggtcggtgtgggcaggtgggactagtgtagatggggcatgttggtcggtgtgggcgggtgggactagtgtagatggggcatgttggtcggtgtgggcaggtgggactagtgtagatggggcatgttggtcggtgtgggcaggtgggactagtgtagatggggcatgttggccggtgtgggcaagtgggactagtgtagatggggtatgttggtcggtgtgggcaggtgggactagtgtagatggggcatgttggtcggtgtgggcaggtgggactagtgtagatggggcatgttggtcggtgtgggcgggtgggactagtgtagatggggcatgttggtcggtgtgggcaggtgggactagtgtagatggggcatgttggtcggtgtgggcgggtgggactagtgtagatggggcatgttggtcggtgtgggcaggtgggattagtgtagatggggcatgttggtcggtgtgggcaggttgggccgaagggcctgtttccgtgctgtatcttctaaactccagcgaatacaggaccAGTACTTTGCTCTCCACGTCCAGTCTATGAtatagtcataaggaataggagttgtccatgtttctatctcccctcctccccttaccAGCGCCTGTCCAGGGTTGGCATCGACGTTCTCGGGCTGGTCCTCTGCGGTCTGGAAGGGCAGGAGTCTTTCCAAGTCATCGAGAGACAAAGCACATGGGCCACCTTCCACCTTCTCCGTCCCGCCACCCCAGGGACCAAGGAGATGCTCCAAATCGTCGAGGAGGGAGAGGTCGGTGTTGGACGGGTCtggaggaggcggtggaggtggagatgggacgggggagaggggggttagcAGGCTCTCGATGTCCTCCAACCAAGCCTCCATGTCTGAGCCCACTAACGCGGTTGAGGGGGTTTTGGCCTCCAtgaccctccacagaagctgctgtTCACCTGCAAGAAACCAGGAAGACCTTTATTAGTGTcggaagggtccagaggaggtttacaaaaaccatcccaggaatgagtgggttaacctgcgttagacaatagacaataggtgcaggaggcgaccattcggcccttcgagcctgtacgcaccgccattcaatgtgatcatggctgatcattctcaatcagtaccccattcctgccttctccccataccccctgactccgctatccttaagagctctatccagctctctcttgaatgcatccagagaattggcctccactgccctctgtggcagagaattccacagattcacaactctctgactgaaaaagtttttcctcatctcagttctaaatggccgaccccttattcttaaactgtgtggcccctggttctggactcccccaacattgggaacatgtttcctgcctctaacgtgtccaaccccttaataatcttatacgtttcgataagatcacctctcatccttctaaattccagtgtatacaagcctagtcgctccagtcttttaaaccgaagttagatacagagtgctggagtaactcagcgggtcaggcagcatctgtggagaacatggataggtgacgtttcacagagtgctggagtaactcagcgggtcaggcagcatctgtggagaacatggataggtgacgtttcacagagtgctggagtaactcagcgggtcaggcagcatctgtggagaacatggataggtgacgtttcacagagtgctggagtaactcagtgggtcaggcagcatctgtggagaacatggataggtgacgtttcacagagtgctggagtaactcagcgggtcaggcagcatctgtggagagaaggaatgcatgatgtttcgggccgagacccttcttcagactgatgtcaggggatggagatcaaggaaaatgtagaccaaaacttcacccattccttctctcccacctggagcaaagaggtcctgcagttgtacagggccctggtgagaccacacctggagtactgtgtgcagttttagtctccaaatttgaggaaggacgtccttgctattgagggcgtgcagcgtaggttcaccaggttaatccccgggatggccggactgtctatgttgaaagattggaaagactgggtttgtgttcactggaatttagaaggatgagaggggatctgatagaaacatataagattattaaggggttggacacgttagaggcaggaaacatgttcccaatgttgggggagtccagaacaaggggccacagtttaagaataaggggtcggccatttagaacggagatgaggaagaactttttcagtcagagagtggtgaaggtgtggaattctctgcctcagaaggcagtggaggccagttcgttggatgctttcaagagagagctggatagagctcttaaggatagcggggtgagggggtatggggagaaggcaggaacggggtactgattgagagtgatcagccatgatcgcattgaatggcggtgctggctcgaagggctgaatggcctcctcctgcacctattgtctattgtctattgaccggcgatccccgcacactaacactatcccacacacactagggacattttgcacttataccaaggaattaaccgacaaacgtgtacgtctttggagtgtgggagaaagcagaaaatctcagaaaactcacggggagaacgtacatagacaataggtgcaggaggaggccattcggcccttcgagcctgtacgcaccgccattcaatgtgatcatggctgatcactctcaatcagtaccccgttcctgccttctccccataccccctgactccgctatccttaagagctctatccagctctctcttgaatgcattcagagaattggcctccactgccttctgaggcagagaatcccacagattcacaactctctgactgaaaaagtttttcctcatctccgttctaaatggccgaccccttattcttaaactgtgtggcccctggttctggactcccccaacattgggaacatgtttcctgcctctaacgtgtccaaccccttaataatcttatacgtttcgataagatcccctctcatccttctaaattccagtgtatacaagcccagtcgctccagtctttcaacgtacgacagtcccgccattctgggaattaacctagtaaacctacgctgcacgccctcaatagcaagaatatccttcctcaaacaatGATACTTTAATTGATACTTTCAATGAAAcattggagggcgtgcagcgtaggttcaccaggttaattcccggaatggcgggactgtcgtatgttgaaaggctggtgcgattgggcttgtatacactggaatttagaaggatgagggggatcttattgaaacatataagataattaggggattgggcacattagaggcaggaaacatgttcccaatgttgggggagtccagaacaaggggccagtttaagaataaggggtcggccatttagaacggagatgaggaagaactttttcagtcagagagcggtgaaggtgtggaattctctgcctcagaaggcagtggaggccagttcgttggatgctttcaagagagagctggatagagctcttaaggatagcggagtgagggggtatggggagaaggcaggaacggggtactgattgagagtgatcagccatgatcgcattgaatggtggtgcgtacaggctcgaagggctgaatggcctcctcctgcacctattgtctattgatactttTAATGATAcaaactatatactaaaactgtctaccaaagctctcgtttgtttgttcctgaactacaaacaAAACTGtgtacgatagcgcgacaatgttaggcccaccttactcaacattgtccctttggtgctaatggaagaagcttcattgaaatcggtgttatgtttttaaagttattcacattttaaagtttaaagctatctcccagggagggagggaggttgaggggggatggagtggggggaggggggaagggggtagggaggagggaaggaaggtgtctaccttcgatttgaaccagcatctgcagttattttcctgcaccgggcgctgaaacgtctcggccgctggacttttcatcgctggtgcggctcggccgcggggcttttcatcgctggtgcggcttggccgttggacttaacattgcccggtgcggcttggccgcggggcctaacatcgcccggtgcggctcggccgcgggacttagctgcacaaggctcggtcgcggggccttccatcgcccggctaggccgcgagacgtttcagcgcccggtcggccgcgagacgtttcagcgcccggtcggccgcgagacgtttcagcgcccggtgcggctcggagatgaggaagaactttttcagtcagagagcggtgaaggtgtggaattctctgcctcagaaggcagtggaggccagttcgtcggatgctttcaagagagagctggatagagctcttaaggatggcggagtgagggggtatgggggagaaggcaggaacggggtactgattgagagtgatcagccatgatcgcattgaatggcggtgcgtacaggctcgaagggctgaatggcctcctcctgcacctattgtctattggccgcggggactgtgcgggtcggtcggggacgagccgtctgtccgtgggcgtgggggggaagagaggggaagttttgttgcctccatcacagtgagggggtgtttggtgtgactgtgatggacgtttgtgttggggtcgtgtgtcttgtgttcttttttgtgtgtgactgctatgtagtttcgttcggtacctcggttgaactgttgaactgttagtATAATTGAataatattcacattttaaagtttaaatctatctcctaggggtggagaagggtggttgaggggggtggagtgggggggtggagtggggggaataataataataataataataataaacatttattttttatagcgcttttccaaatgctcaaagtcgctttacaaaaacagtcaagacataaaaacaaacagacgaactatcctgacggagaagcagcgaacaaacatcgccagcgtcctctcacgtcagggtccggcattaGACAAtacagaacacaagacacacaattacaatatttaacacaaacagccatcacagtgattgctccaggcacagaaaaaaatcattcacgctttcatttcctcccgcctagactagtgcaactccctatacactgggatcagccaatcttccctgtcccgcctgcaactggtccaaaacgccgcacgcagcgagactcctgatgggtacccgtaaaagggaccacatcaccccgattctggcctctctccactggctccctgtccggcacagaatcaacttcaagctcctcctattcacgtacaaagccctaaatggacacatcaaaaatcttctaacccccctctctaactccaggtccctcaggtcggccgacttggggttactcactatcccgcggtctaggcttaagctcaggggtgaccgcgcttttgcggttgcagctcctagactgtggaacagcatccctctccccatcagaactgccccctccatccactcctttaagtccaggctcaaaacctatttctactccctagcgtttgaggctcattgaggaggcgctgtgaactgtttgcgtgctactgtatgtttcattttttttcccattggaacctaggagcaaagaggtccttcttaggagcaaagaggtccttctacagttgtaccgggccctggtgagaccgcacctggagtactgtgtgcagttttggtctccaaatttgaggaaggatattcttgctattgagggcgtgcagcgtaggttcactaggttaattcccggaatggcgggactgtcgtacgttgaaaggctggagcgattgggcttgtatacactggaatttagaaggatgaggggggatcttattgaaacatataagataattagtggattggacacattagaggcaggaaacatgttcccaatgttgggggagtccagaacaaggggccacacagtttaagaataaggggtaggccatttagaacggagatgaggaagaactttttcagtcagagagttgtgaaggtgtggaattctctgcctcagaaggcagtggaggccagttcattggatgcattcaagagagagctggatagagctc belongs to Rhinoraja longicauda isolate Sanriku21f unplaced genomic scaffold, sRhiLon1.1 Scf000227, whole genome shotgun sequence and includes:
- the LOC144590614 gene encoding uncharacterized protein LOC144590614, with the translated sequence MQSRSEQQLLWRVMEAKTPSTALVGSDMEAWLEDIESLLTPLSPVPSPPPPPPPDPSNTDLSLLDDLEHLLGPWGGGTEKVEGGPCALSLDDLERLLPFQTAEDQPENVDANPGQALNQREFCGGSPGIPGSTELSVNGVKERHPSPPPSHRERRRRRRRKRRREGEVEGEVERIGRAEELERENRRLRAQIEELAFQVQETRRLLIDSVVNCS